The Carassius auratus strain Wakin unplaced genomic scaffold, ASM336829v1 scaf_tig00030068, whole genome shotgun sequence genome contains the following window.
TAATAAAGTAAGTGAACTTTATCTAATGTTCCTCAAGAAAGGAAAATCATTCAACATCTCCTCTCTTTTAGATCCAAAAGTTATTGAATTGCACTGTCACACAACATTCAGACACATCGATCTGAAAACAGGAAATCACAGAACATGAAAGGAATAAATGGTGTGTAAGGTTGACTGACGGGGGTGCGTTGGTCACAGTCTGTGTTGGAGGGTGCAGGCTGGTCTGGCTGCCCATGCTGCTACTGTAGCTGCAGAAGCTGTGCATGTTGCCCTGCTCTGAATGGTGGGACATCATTCGCCGGGTCTGAGGGTTAAATGGGTCCCCGTCATCAATGTCATCGTAATCTCTATCTCTATGGAAAGAAACAGAAGCATTGTTTATACTGTATGAAAACTATGTACAGCGTGACTCGGCATGCCATACAGAATCTAAACAATCTCATGAATCTTGGTCAAACTGTTTTTCATATCTTTTGACTAGTAGGCAATGCTGTACAGAAACTCTGCAAGCACCTTCAGGGCATGCTTGTAATGACATGTAACAGGTTTCGGCATGCTGTCTTTATGCAAAGGCTTTAACAGACCTGTCTGTAATACTCAATTTACTCCAAAACAGCTTAGTTTATGGATGTTTGATTATAGTTATGTGCACTATAGTCAATGCAAGTGATCTTAatgcattctgtgtgtgtgtactgtacctGTTGGCAATCTGTCGCCACGCTCTCGGGATGGCACACAGCATGACAGAGAAGGCACAGGCCGCCAGGAGAGAGAACAGAGCGAGATACAGTAACCCCTCCACACCGTCATAACACACACCTATCAGAGCGTCCAGGTagtcctgaaaacacacacatcccACAAGAGATTTAGATGCATTTAACAAATTGCTAAAATCTCACTAATCTCACAGCATCACATTAGACAGAAGCAGGTGGAACATTACGTGTGCTCCGTACCTTATTGAGTCCTCGGCAGTCTAGAAGTGCAGTTAGCTGATGTAAACTGGCCTCTGAATTATTCAATAAATGCTGAATACTCAGTAAATCTCTCTGAAAAGAACCACACACAATTGCTATGAAaaatcaatacaatacaataaaacccattttttcacatattcacaattttcatgacattttacattcaatttccatataacaataaatataatgttatatttcataaaaattaattacatatgaaaatatgaatcattttacattacattaataggAATATAAAACAATGTGTGCTATATTGTCGTAAAAAAAATGTCGTAAGAGatatatatagtgtattttgtacatatttatgtGAAATTCAGTCAATTTTATTaagtttaaattcattttaatatgcaatgTAAGCTAtattggataaaagcatatgctaaatgcataaatataaatgatttaatggTAATTAAGGCATATTCTGAATAGAGCACAAAATATTAAAGGAATGCACAAGTCTGTGTAGGGCACACTCACCTCAGCTGTGGGGAACAGAGGCACTGCAAACTGCAGGAGACCTTGGATCTGGATCTGCATGGTGGTCAGGGATCTCTGGAAGACAGTCAGGGACTGCAAAACAAACTAATTCAGGATCAGTCTGCTTTGTTTAAGGGCTAACTAACAACATCCACAGTTTACACATCACAGGTTCTGTTCATCATGAGAGGGTCTCGAGTGCAGTTCCACTCTCAACCAGCAGAGGGAGAAACTGCACCGTCCACAGATAAACACACCTGGTCACACTGACAGTATCAAATCTATATAAATGACCATatcagaaaggaagaaaaaaatccacataaataacttaatataaaatctgtaagagaaaaaaaaatgaaaaatacattttgtctgGAGGCATGGATATTCGAGGGATGATGTTGTtgtcataaaaaataatttgattttttttagtgATAAATATGATATCATTATTTAGTCAGGCTTTAGATGTGCTTATGGATAACACACAGACTCCTTGATTTTGTGATGGAATATGACCTAGGCTTTTGTTTTCAAGATTCACCAGCAAGTGGAACAGCagataatcaaatataaaaacctGATTAAATCGGATTAAATTGATCCACTTTTTGTGTACAATTTTCACCCTCTTGTATTGATTTGAGAGTGAATTAATTCACTGTGGAAATGTAGCTCTATCTCAGACAACACATGAAAAGTGAGGTAAGAAACAGAtaatgaaaaagcaaaaaaaaaaaaaaaaactactcaaccaaaactaaaaaaatgacagaattaaagaTTTAGAGACTGTGAGACTAAATAAACAGAGGTTAGAAATTAAAGATGAGACCAAGAAAAGggaatatgattaaaaaaaaaaaacaaaaaaaaaaaaacatccatctcattacaaaaataatgtcatacatTAAAAATGCTGAAGATGCTCTATACAGACTGATAATTTGTATGTGAGAGGGATCTCTTGTTAGGAACATTTTTGCTTCTCTATCTTTGTGACAACTCTATTGATCTGAGAGAGATGTCTACAGTTTCTCTGTTCTCAAGCTGAACTGCAGCAATCTGAGCTACAGGACACTGGCCTTTTACTGCCTGACCTAAAAACcctgagagatgcagtgagacaGGAGAAGTGAGGGAGAACGACACAGAGTCAGGAAACGAGTGAAGTAGGTGGAGAGAGGGAGATTGAAAAGTAACTGTCACAGTATCTGTTTAGAGAATTGAGAACAGATTCAAAGTGGATGTTTTCAAACCTACTGAACTATGGAAATGATGTAAAGAACATTTCAATGCAGTCTATATACAGAGAAGACAATCACATCGTGATGGGACAAGTAAATtaactcatttattattattattacaaaaatactaataattcctaataaattaattcataatataaaattattgaaaaaagatttaatctaatttcaaaattagtattttacatattttacccaatgcttgtttgttttatgcatttttgtgcaTAAATCCCAAATTAGTGACTTAGGTTTCATTGAAGTTAGGATGCTGTTAATGAATTAATAACATTAGAAAATACAATTTATGACTTGAGCTTGCAGTCTGAAAAGAATGTGAtgagaaacaataatataaataaatatgcatgtttatattgCATTGATCTtgctgacatttaaaaatatagcattatgaaaaaaacacaaaaaattatttttattgaattgatcaaaaattgTCAATTAATTATCAATAAATATAGTTATTAGCTATTTTAAGCAGTGCAATGACActcaatatatatttaacttaaaaaaatatatttttatttctctaaattaCAAAAAGCACTGTTAGAATTcagtattaattaaaatgaaaaaagatacattttgaaTGGTAAGGTTGCCGTTTGAAAGAAATCTGaagacaataaataaacattcctcTACTACATTGCCCTTTCTGATCTACAAACATTAAAGGTAACCATCATAAACCAAGTTGTGAACAAACAACTCCTATGAACTGCTTCTTTTTAACAAATCAATCATAAAAACTAGCAATACAGTTTTTAAGTGGTGCAATGACTCACTTATGTATggttctttaataaaaaataaaataaaataaaaaacaaatcttgCTTTCCCTAAAGAACCAAAATATATCAGTATTAAGTAAAACAAGAATCAAAACAGCATCCTTAGATTTCTTATGACTCACATCTCTAATGAATTTCCCATTTTTAATAGGAAATTAAAGTACACAGTGCAAGTGATGATTTCTATTAAACAAAGTACCTGCTGAAATGGGTTGGGGAGCGTCTGACTGCAGTACAGGTAATACTGCACAATATCTAGAAAAGAAGAAACAACAAGAAAGAGTGCATTATGAAAAGCATAGAAAATAAAAGTGACATGTCTTCAAAATCCGGTTATAACTAAGggggggctttcacactggcagtttagtgcggAACGGGGCACGGCTCGCATGAAAAATCGCTAATGTGAACGATGTCATCGGACCCTGGTGCGCACTGGGGTACCGAACCcgagactacctggagaaggtggtctgAGTACGGTTGCTCCCAAACTGTGGCACGGTTCGcgtgaatgtgcaagcaacacgcactcgggtgcgcacttgttcaggaagtaaagtatcccGCGCATGCGTAACACTATCGATATCATCGTTTCATTAACACGCGAGAGAGCCGAGGTTGattccacacactcctaaaagtcaaaatgaaattaattaaaatgtaattattaaaatgaattattatactgtgcataatagcatcaaaataaaaataaaaattcaactaTGCTCAGTCGCGTTGTGTTCTCCATTAGTTTTCCGTGTGTGTTTGCGATGACGTAAGGTGACTGCAAACGCACGTGGGTTTGATACAACTATTgagtgtattaattaattaatcttctGATGGATGACATCCACTATTAACCATTCAGGCTGTggtactattttcatttttgggtgaaatattcctttaagtctTGCGCGCTATGTAAAAGCAGCCTCTGAGGAATCACATTTTCCTCTTGAGAGGCTCTGCCCTCGTGCACCTGAGGGAGCTTCAGTCTGTCTGGTAGTGTAGGAAAATATTATGGCTAAGAACAGGATTAAAGTTATATAAATCACAGGAATGGCCATTTTACCGATGTATTCAGTCACAGTGATTATAGAGCAGGATTAAAGGCCTCTCAGATTAACCCTTTAAACTATTCAAGCGCTTGATAGTGTAAAAACGCCATTTCATGCAAATTTGTTCACTGAAGAACTATAATCCCCATTCATAATATGAGATTACAGTGGATATAGAGATGACAGGTGTATATGTGTCCATGTCTGTACACTACATACATTCAGAATAAGAGATACACTCACCTGAGCTGATCACATCTTTTGTTTGGTTCATCAGAAATTTGTCTGGAGCAACACAGAAATCACTTGTGCCCTAGAgcgtaaaacacacacaaaaagaaactacaataaatataatataaatattaaatacaacatatacatacatacatacatatatatatatatatatatatatatatatatatatatatatatatatatatatatatatatatatatatatatatatatatatatatatatatatatatatatatatatatatataatattccccgtgtttctgttattttataaaataaaaaataaatctataactttttcaggattctttgatcaagtGCCAAACTTCAAATTAactaattttgttttatataattttatacattggattaaatataatgttttgctgtacaaaagtatacatttttatttaaaaatatct
Protein-coding sequences here:
- the LOC113080022 gene encoding protein tweety homolog 2-like isoform X3, whose protein sequence is MQSGLNEHLSRLGEIFATRGDFVQTLQFMQQMSENIMKQLLGLPDWEKAKVDLAAIADQTAYVEYYRWLTYLLILILDLVICLAACLGLAKQSRWLLTTMMVCGVLTLILSWASLGADVATAVGTSDFCVAPDKFLMNQTKDVISSDIVQYYLYCSQTLPNPFQQFVLQSLTVFQRSLTTMQIQIQGLLQFAVPLFPTAERDLLSIQHLLNNSEASLHQLTALLDCRGLNKDYLDALIGVCYDGVEGLLYLALFSLLAACAFSVMLCAIPRAWRQIANRDRDYDDIDDGDPFNPQTRRMMSHHSEQGNMHSFCSYSSSMGSQTSLHPPTQTVTNAPPNQSALFGGNPRYENVPLIGRGSPPPSYSPTMRATYLSMTEDQIRHFGGISERRLDLSSSGLHTLDIRKTLTKACVRAHLKGAQSES